The Brassica oleracea var. oleracea cultivar TO1000 chromosome C6, BOL, whole genome shotgun sequence genomic interval TTGGCAACCTGGCCGTAGTTGATGCCAATGGAGGTGACGGTTAGAAGAAAAGAGAAGAAGAGGAGAGCAACGCAAACCAGAGAGAATGAGATCTGGGAAGGCGCCATGGGTAGAAGTGAGGGAGTAGAGAGAGAGAGAGAGAGACAGAGTAGTGAGTGGTTGTAGGAAGATGATAGAGGAGGCAAGGATGGGGCCAGAGCGTTAGGATTTCACTAAATTTCAAAGTAAACAAACAAAACAGTAGTAATAAATAAATAAATAATGAAAAGGAAGAGAGAGAGAGAGAGAGTAATGTTGGTTTGGATGAGCTGTAAGTCAGTGTCTCTGGAACAGAGTGAGCATCTTTCATGTTTTAATTGCAATTTGCTTGCTCTCGGATTCTTATGACAGATCATTCTTGTCTTGATGCTCTTATTACACAACACACATTTGCTTGGTATATGTGACAGCTACATGGAGGAGAAATACACAAACTAACACTTGACTATCTTTTTTTTTGCTTTCATCTTGTCTATATTGAATGTAAAACTCAACTAAACATACACTAGCATATGGGCAATCCTTGAGTATGATTATTGGGAGTTTTTAGGGTGGATTTTTAACGGAATATAAAAATCCGTCTTTTAATTTTTAACTAAAAAAGTTAAAAACCGGTTTCTAAATAAGATTTTTAAGAACCGGTTTTTAAATAAGAGTTTTAAGAACCGGTTCTTATTTAAAAACCAGTTCTTAACTTTTTTAGTTAAAAGTTAAGAGACGGGTTCTTATATTCCGCTAAGAACCCCACCTTAAGAACCCCCAATAATCAACTAGTATTTTCCAATACAATCTAACTAAACCCTCCTTTATAATTGCTCTTTTTATCCTTAATACAACTTTTGACAAACTCAATGTCATGCCCATACATGTTTGGCTCATACCAAAAAATAAATATGAAGAAAAACACAACTGAATGGCACTCGATTGGCCACTTTAGCGCAACCATACAAGTCTCAGTACACAAATGTAAATTGTAAAAGAAAAGACTGTTTTGGTATAATAGAAGACAACAAGGACAAAAGAGAAGAAGACCCTAGTGAGAGCACTCACGCTTTGTGTGTCAAAAGCTTTTGCAGCACCAAAGGACAAAAGTGATAATGAATATATCTATCTGTGTGCTGTGACCAACGTCTCTATGAACCTCAACCCATCAAACCTAGGCTCCATTTTCTCCATCTTCCTCGATTTCCAAGCCTGCTCATTCATTTCATTTCGTATGAGACCAGGAACCTAGAGCAGATCTGTAATCACAAATGCTAAAAAGAGGAAACCAACCTTTGGGGAGATTGGTGGAATAGCGGAGGAAGAAGAAGAGAGAGCAGCGGTGAAGAAGGCAATGACTGAAGCGACAACGCCGCTCGGAATCTTCATCATCATCATTATCGGAGGAGGAGGAGGAAACCCGTCGACGCCGGATCTCGACCACCACCAACTATGGAGCTTCGTCACGTCTTGTTTTTCCCGTATTTTCAGAGACCAAAAAAGAAAATAGTCTAAATGTTTTCTATTTTATATACAGTATATTAATTAAAAAACATATAAAAAGAAGAGTAATGACGTTGGAATGTGGTGTATATCGGAACGGTGCATTTTGGTTCGAGTTGTTCGATACTCTTATGATTTTTAAAATGGAAGAGATGTTTACTCTTGTTCAATCATTAAATTAATCAAAATTCATGGAACTGAATTTTTTTTTTTGTCATCTTTATTAAAACCAAGCCCAAGTATAAACTGAATTTTACAAAAGAGGAACGAAATTGGCCTAAACTCTTAAAAGCCCTATAGAATTCTCTCTTCATTCATTTATTAATCTCCTTATAAAAATGGTTTCATGCCCTAACCATAAAGTTATACATATGTATAAATGTATGTTGTCTGTCTAGATCCACTTCCAATATTGCAATAAAAACCTTTCATATTTCATATTGAAA includes:
- the LOC106299128 gene encoding uncharacterized protein LOC106299128, which produces MMMMKIPSGVVASVIAFFTAALSSSSSAIPPISPKAWKSRKMEKMEPRFDGLRFIETLVTAHR